The proteins below are encoded in one region of Segatella copri:
- a CDS encoding phage antirepressor, which produces MKNEKTAGNAVVFENPEFGKILTQTDENGEPLFCAKDVCNALGYKNLWAAIQRHVDDPYIAKRDVWVVTGKKKDGVAAKRLQQMTFVNESGFYALVLGSKLPTAVKFKNWVTSEVLPQIRKTGGYIPVKQGESDEETIRHAEEILRATLKEKENLLKNQQVQIDQQKKLIGEQDTEIRRLNGVVDKQVVCIAKNGENIIQLENQVDHLLPKALYTDNVLNSVSCYTTTQIAKELGITAQELNRQLCALHIQYYQSGQYLLYADYAHMGLAKSRTRYSTLPDPHCDGAQEKLGTAYTHTYLVWTERGRKFIHLKVKG; this is translated from the coding sequence ATGAAGAATGAAAAGACAGCGGGGAATGCTGTCGTGTTTGAAAACCCTGAATTCGGTAAGATTCTTACTCAGACCGATGAAAACGGGGAGCCTTTGTTCTGCGCGAAAGATGTCTGCAATGCGCTGGGGTATAAGAACCTGTGGGCTGCCATTCAGCGACATGTTGATGACCCATACATCGCGAAACGCGATGTATGGGTAGTGACTGGCAAAAAGAAGGATGGAGTTGCTGCAAAACGACTACAGCAGATGACTTTCGTCAACGAGAGCGGATTCTATGCTTTGGTTCTCGGCTCCAAGCTTCCAACGGCGGTGAAGTTCAAAAACTGGGTTACTTCCGAGGTGCTGCCACAGATTCGCAAGACGGGCGGTTATATTCCGGTAAAGCAGGGCGAGAGTGATGAGGAGACGATTCGGCATGCTGAAGAGATTCTCAGAGCTACACTCAAGGAGAAGGAGAATCTGCTGAAAAACCAGCAGGTGCAGATTGATCAGCAGAAGAAACTCATCGGAGAACAGGATACGGAGATTCGCCGGCTGAACGGTGTGGTAGACAAACAGGTGGTTTGCATCGCCAAGAACGGTGAGAACATCATCCAGTTGGAGAATCAGGTGGATCATCTTCTGCCGAAGGCGCTCTACACCGACAATGTGCTCAACTCTGTTTCCTGCTATACCACCACGCAGATAGCGAAGGAGCTGGGTATCACGGCACAGGAGTTGAACCGCCAGCTCTGTGCCCTTCATATCCAGTACTACCAGAGCGGCCAGTATCTGCTCTATGCTGATTATGCCCACATGGGCCTGGCGAAGAGCCGCACCCGCTACTCTACCCTCCCCGACCCTCACTGCGATGGGGCACAGGAGAAGCTGGGCACCGCCTACACCCACACCTACCTCGTATGGACAGAAAGAGGAAGGAAGTTCATACATTTAAAGGTAAAAGGGTAA